The genomic region caagtttgactgtataatcTTTACCGTAATGAGGATCTTTGTAGACAGTTTTGACTGTATAATCTTTACCATAATGGCGGTCTttgtagacaggtttgactgtataaccTTTATGTTATGGCGGTCTTTGTAGACAGTTTTGACTATAACCTTTACCGTAATGATGGTCTTTGTAGACAGTTTGAATGTATAATCTTTACCATAATGAGGATCTTTGTAGACAGTTTGAATGTATAATCTTTATGTTATGGCGGTCTTTGTAGACAGTTTTGACTATAACCTTTACTGTAATGATGGTCTTTGTAGACAGTTTGAATGTATAATCTTTACCGTAATGATGGTCTTTGTAGACAGTTTGAATGTATAATCTTTACCATAATGAGGATCTTTGTAGACAGTTTTGACTATAACCTTTACCGTAATGATGGTCTTTGTAGACAGTTTGAATGTATAATCTTTACCATAATGGCGGTCTttgtagacaggtttgactgtataaccTTTATGTTATGGCGGTCTTTGTAGACAGTTTTGACTATAACCTTTACCGTAATGATGGTCTTTGTAGACAGTTTGAATGTATAATCTTTACCATAATGAGGATCTTTGTAGACAGTTTGAATGTATAATCTTTACCATAATGAGGTTCTTTGTAGACAGCTTTGACTGTATAATCTTTATGTTATGGCGGTCTTTGTAGACAGTTTGAATGTATAATCTTTACCATAATGAGGTTCTttgtagacaggtttgactgtataatcTTTACCATAATGAGGTTCTTTGTAGACAGCTTTGACTGTATAATCTTTATGTTATGGCGGTCTTTGTagacaagtttgactgtataatcTTTACCATAATGAGGGTCTTTGTAGACAGCTTTGACTGTATAATCTTTATGTTATGGCGGTCTTTGCAGACAGTTTTGACTGATACACTTAGTTGCTATTGAATTAGAGTATAGAAGCTGTAATAAGTACAACCACATTGCAACCCAATGCTGCCACAGTGAAAAGCAtgaaaataagattaccactaaaatgtgtaattttcaGTTACCTCAGATGTTGTGAGTACATCTTGGCAAAGTTGTGTGCTTTAAAGATACAATAAGAAGTACTGGGAAACAAAGCGCTAAGTGATTTGATGGAACTGAATTTTTGAATCACTTTACCTTGGTCAGATTTCTGCTCAGGTGGATTTGTACTGATGTCCACAACTGTTTCTGGGTTCAGATGCTGAATGGCATCTGCTATCTTATCCATGGCAACAAGGGCTTCTGCCATGTACAGGTGACCAAGGTACCTAGACAAAGGAAGTTTATCTAGTCAAAGAACCATGTTACTGATTCGAatcttaatttgaaaaaaaataaaataaaacactttCATATGTACCAACCTTTAAATCTACTGATCtcttaatataaaatgtactttttgatttatagatctgttatctgtatgttatatttgtaaGGCTAGAGTAACACACCTCTGTGCTCCCGATAATCGAGGTTGGCGTAGAAGATTCTCGGCGTGTTGAAGAGCTAGAGCGTAGTCGTACAAACACAGGGACACATAAGCTGCTGCCGCAAGGATAGAGCATCTGTCAAAAACAAGCACCCATGTGATGCAGaatcaaatattgtaattgtCAAAAACAAGCATCAGGTGATCTTGTCAAACGCAATTTAATTTGTGGCTGCAACATGCTTTTCCATTGGTTTATTTATTCTGTGTAACAAGTGATAAactgaacaagaggcccagagggcctgtatcgctcacctggatgagatatgaaacaagaatgatgattaagtatatttgtcactggtattgctatgtcaatatatcataggcattttatatgggtatgtgaggtttttatgccaaaaaatgcattaatccatgaaatgaaattgacttttggcgcaaccccatgctaccacacaaatgtgagtgatatccattgttaagtttcagaaaagaagttgtttaaaccaattgaccccttttgaccccgccctctgcaccccgggggggtcaattccttcctttataaaattttgaatccttacccaaaaggatgctacaagtaaaatatgagctgtttcagagaagaaattGTTCATATCCATTTAGCCAAAATTTACccttttgccccccccccccccctctcagCTCCCTGGTGGGGTCAAtcctaaaatttgtacaattttgaatccccttcccatgaccatgctaccatacaaatgtgagtgatatccattgcttagtttcagagaagaatttgtgtacatgtatatcaatttaaccaaaatgaccccttttggccccgcctctcagccccaggggaggtcggccccactatttgtacaattttgaatcccgaccccatagtgatgctaccaggcaaatatgagcaatatccattgctcggtttcagagaagaagtcgtttatatcaatatagcccaattgaccacatttggccccgcccttcaggccattggggggtcagccccattatttgtacaattttgaatcccgaccccatagtgatgctaccaggcaaatatgagcaatatccattgctcggtttcagagaagaagtcttttatatcaatatagcccaattgaccacatttggccccgcccttcaggcccttggggggtcagccccattatttgtacaattttgaatccccacccaatagtgatgctaccaggcaaatatgagcaatatccattgctcggtttcagagaagaagtcgtttatatcaatatagcccaattgaccacatttggccccgcccttcaggccattggggggtcagccccattatttgtacaattttgaatcccgaccccatagtgatgctaccaggcaaatatgagcaatatccattgctcggtttcagagaagaagtcttttatatcaatatagcccaattgaccacatttggccccgcccttcaggcccttggggggtcagccccattatttgtacaattttgaatccccacccaatagtgatgctaccaggcaaatatgagcaatatccattgctcggtttcagagaagaagtcgtttatttcaatatagcccaattgaccacatttggccccgcccatcaggccactggggggtcagccccatcatttgtacaattttgaatccccaccttatagtgatgctaccaggcaaatatgagcaatatccattgttCAGTTtaagagaagaagtcgtttatatcaatatagcccaattgaccccttttggccccgccctgcagacccctggggggtcagccccaccatttgtacaattttgagtccccaccccacaaggatgcttctgaccaaatttggtcaaattctgatcactggttatgaagaagaagtcaattgatgacggacggacggacgacagacggacggacaatggACGACGGatgccacggtatggcataagctcaccttggtcctttggaccaggtgagctaaaaatgaaggGCATGTTTTGATGGTGTCATATATGAATAACTagaattttgcaaaaatagttTGGCTTTGGTGATTTTTCATGTGACCATCCACGTCTATTATACATGGATACGAGATTTCTGACAAACAGTGCAAAGAAAATTTGAAACATGGCCTGTGTTGGTTAACGTCAAAATCATTGCTCCATGAAACAATTACTCTTGCTGTTGTGAATCAAACTAAATTATTTTCCTTACAAACCATTTGTTTCTATTTAGGTGTAAATCAAATAGCACATGTAAAAGTATTGAACAAGATAATAAACTGGTCTACTGATGTATAGACCGAAAACGAAGGTGCACTGCTTTGCAGTTTATCCAGAGTGTGCTTCTGTTTTCTGCCTATACATGGATGGACCAATTAATCTAAAAATTTATTATCATGTTCCATCCCTAAGTATCCAGATGAATCATATGCAAATCAAGATAAAGCACTTTTAAATGTGACACAGATGTCAACACTTGACATCAGATGTCAACAGTTTGGAGCATTAGGAAAGAGAGCCAACTTCAAATTATTCAGAATTTAAGGGGATCGAAacaaacaatgttataaaaCTGAAAAGGAAACCTGTTACCGTACCTGAGATTAGCAACCTCCAGAGCTCGCATCGGGTTACCAGGCGGAGCAGGAACCAGCACCATTTCCGGGGGAGTCTTACTGAATGGTAGATATGAGTAAGATGCTGACATGACTGGATACAAGCAAACTGGGCAATGCTAAAGCAAGatatgtcccctaccagcctCTACTAAATATAGTAAAAGTGACCTTGTCCTTGACCCAAAACCCCTGAAACTCACtccgagatattatggtccttattattgaagtttgatcaaaatctctcGAGGACTAAAACTGCTAGAGTGCTGAAAACTTTGGCATTATGTATATACGTACAAGATAAACGTACAGGAAACCTAGAGTCCCCCAAGTTtcactggtaggggactaataaaccTGTAACAGTTGAGCTCAACAGATTCATTTCTAGTGTAGAGAATTATCAAACATATTTCCATGAATATTAAATAACCAtttcaaatatatcattatgtacCAAGACATACTTCTGTCAAGTAAACAGGCAAAGTGAATTCATTAGTATTgtaatttaaaatatctgtagcTATTGAATCAATACAATAATTCTACAGTACTCACACTCCGTCCTGATCCTCAGTTGGCGTGGGTTGTGCATTTAGGGGATCATCTCGTAATAGGAGCAGAGCATTTTTCAGGCAAAGAGCGGCAAACTCGAGGTTGGGGGCTGGGATAGCTGGTGTACCAGGACTGTGAGAAAATATCCAAATGTTACTGATGGTGTAGTCTCgctcaaaaataatcattctgcTACATTTGTCTTTACTAGGTAATCTAAATCATTCTATGATTATCATTTGATTTAATAgaaatttcatatttctttAACCAAAACTACTGCAAAAAGATTACCATACATTAAAGTCCTTGAAAAGAAGACATATATATGCCCTATACCTTGCCCGGTTTTTGTGAATGCCAGGACCTAGTCGTAATTTCCTGTGAATTCCACTTCCATCTGACCCCTGAATGACCTCTAGTCTTCGTTCCAGTTTCCTGTCATCATCATTACTCTAAGCAACAAAGATACATCCATCACAACAATCACATTATGTTAGACAGCGTGGACAGTAATAGATATAGAATAAGATAGTCGTAAATCAAAAAACCTTTCAGAGTAGCTCCAGttattaaaagaaaacattgtACTTTAAAAATCAAATCGGAAAGTAACAGAAACTAAGCATTAGAGTGAAtcctgactttactgacactgtatgggaccgagtcaatgtgtcggatatgacagtgtgtctgtaaagtcagtgtcggcaATGCCAGTGGAGTAAGTCTCCGTTCTGTTGGATATGATCGGAAACTACACGATGTTGTTAAagacagtggtcggtaaagtcagatttcattgtataaatattacaagCATAAAACAACTTAATTTGATGgtcatacatgtatctataaaaTAACACAAGTATAACACACATCATATGTTTATTGCTACAGCATACTTGAAATGACTATGATAAGTACCCAATATTTCAGTTTAAGTCCTATCAAGGATGAGAAGACCATGTCTCAATTCTATTTAAAGTCTAATCAAGGATGAGAAGACCATGTCTCAATTCTATTTAAAGTCTAAACGAAGATAATGTCtcaaattttttaaatgtctAACCAAGGCTGAGAAGATAATGTCTAAATTATATTTAAAGTCTAATCAAGAATGAAAAGACAATGTCTCAATTCTATTTTAAATCTTATCAAAGATGAGAGGACAACGTCTCAATGCTATTTATAAATTCAAAACGAAAATCATGTCTCAATTCTATTTAAAGTCTAAACAAGGATGAGAAGACAATGTCTCGAATCTATTTAAAATCTAAAGGAAATGAGTGGACAAAGTTTCAATTCTTTTCAAAGTCTAATCAAGGATTAGAATGGACAATGTCTCAATTCTATCATTAAGGAACAGTCAGATATAAAAGccaaaaattcacaaaaataactgaagggagataacttatcATGGCACCCACCTCTCTGTTAGCCATTATACAACACTCAGCAAGTCGTAACCAAAGCCGAGGGTTGACCCGGAAAACTTGTACAGCCTCTACCAGACACTCAAATGCACCAAGCGGATTCCCACAATGCAGCAGCTGTATGCCCATGTTGTAGAGCAGCTCATAGTGGCGACTCACGCCAATCATGTTTAACGGTTTTCCATTCAGATTTTTATCTGAAGCAAAGGAAATACATTTGgattgtaatataaatatttaattatcataattttgcTATGGCAGTTTGCAGTTTAAGATTATGTCTTCTGAATCTCACTTCTGGGTAGCTGTCCATTTGTGTTTTTCTTACTTTTAAGCTACACAGCTACACTGTCTGGCtagaaaataaattacataaattacataaattacTTCAATTCTGATGGAAAAAAGCTTCATGAAAAGCTAAGTTggtgaaaaagaaaatgtagGTGAAATCGATGAACCTTAGGTGTAACAAAAGGAGGGACAGAAAGACCAACTGATGGACAAAATAAACTGAATACCTTTCTACATTTGATAACATTTAGGCAAATTTTGCTTTTGCTTTCTGAATGATATCATGAATCAGGATTTGTcaatcatttatatcaatttctgttggtgaaaaaaaattcatagaGTAGTATCAAGGTTGTACATAAAAGATatcaaaaatttaaattgtGGCTCTCAGTATATTTCTTGGGAATTAGAATTTGATACATCTACTCGTAAAACTGTCAATGAATAGAAAATATAGTGTTTTTGATCTCGCCAataaaaaaatcccaaaaaacGAAAACACAGAGATACTGATAGTAAGTAGCAACTTAAACTCTTAAAGAAAGATGTgtaaggagtaatgaaaaataccctacCCATGCCTGGCTTCGAACTAGCAACCTATCGCTCTTAAGGCAAACATCCTAgcactaggctaaagggaaattcctgctagtctgagctagtaaggtatccttatactctctacttttacactactccctccttcacaaagtctttGCCCCCGAAGATAGCCACAACCCAGGTTCTTTTTTCTCCAAGAAAGCCCCTCAATCTCCTAtagctttcacttggagtggtcaacggcaccaaatctgtaataggaaggagtaagGAAAAGACCCTGCCCATGCCGCACTTCGAACTTGCGACCTTTCCCTCTCAAAgccaaacatcctaccactaggcttaagggaaattcctgctagactgagctagtaaggtgacctcaTACTATTACACATGTAGTAACTCACGTTGCTCTGCCCCTCGTCGTAGATCTTTGATTGCATTTTCATTTTCCTGAATTGCCTTTCTGAAGTTAAATGCTCCATTGTGATGTTTGCGCATGTGAAAGTGCACACATCCCATATTGTTATAATACATAACTGGCAAGCACTCTCCTGACTCTGTAAACAGTTGCACAAATGAGGGTGGCCCcaacattttaattgtttttcgATAATTTCCTCTTAGGTATTCAAAATTACTCTTCAGAAATATCACAGACGTATTCTGTAAAAGAAATCAAGTATACTTGTATTTAGTAatgttaaatctataatttgaataatttatatgataaatgtttgatgaaaaaaataatcctGCTTCTATCATACATATAAAGATGCTAGGAAGCATTTTCGCTAGAGGAGTTGTGTAAAGTAGACTGTGTTAGTTATTTAGAAActgtttacatataaataacaatacatgacAATGGTTTCATGTGTCTGCTTTAAGGAATTCTTAACAACGTACAGACCAAAATTACTGCCCGCCGTCTTAATTAGGCaagtatgtatatttatattgattttcattggggattcctggCACTTTCtgtatggacaggtgtccgcttTGACAGGTTtaattgtgttgtttttatgGTAAGTATTGTGTATGTGCCAATTCATAATTGCACTTATCTGTTTAGATTTAGTTATGGGCTAAAATTCAAGATGACCAAAATTAATCTGTTTACAGTATATTGACCAACTTACCACTGCCTGGGTAGTCATCAATGATTTGATCTCTCTCTTACAGGATTTCATGGACTTCATCATTAGTAAGCACCTTGTTTTGAACTgcaataaatgtaaaataaatcaatatttactGATAACCTGGATTCAAGTAAGTATCAATCGGTTCACTTTCACACATGTAGCTGAATTATTAAACTTTAAAACTAATATCTGGTTTTGATTGgctgtttgatattttttgtaacttttgatgTCATAATACAAGAACATTGTGCATTATTATGCTGTCAAAGTTCTTGAGAGATTTCActcatgtacatatgtattgtatagtggggtattaaacattttcttcggGCTGATAAGTTTGTAAATTGTGAGAATATTTCtcctatacattgtataacaaccAGTTTTGGATTTTATGTGTGATGTTTCCGTGACTACACTTGTTACCTTCACCAGGCAAATGACAAGTGAAGTGTATGTATCATTTTTCTGATGAAGGCGACTTTCTGTAATCATCGAAACTTTACACATTAAATCCAATACTGGTTGTGATGTAGGCAAAATCTTTTTGTGTATAGCGAGGAATTTTATTATGAATTAGTTTACACTGTACCAACATGCAAGCTTTGGGACAAATAAAGTTGAATATCGGTTTTTCAAAATATGTCTGCAGgggattttactgtatatcaaatattgataCCCTGCCAGaagttttaaattaaaaaaaaaagaaaaaaaggggaaacAGGTAATACTGATCAAACTATAGATCACTATGTCTAGATTGTGTATGTATG from Pecten maximus chromosome 11, xPecMax1.1, whole genome shotgun sequence harbors:
- the LOC117337593 gene encoding CCR4-NOT transcription complex subunit 10-like isoform X2, yielding MIKEMAENKDESVEAVESPPPVPSVTEQQKELANQALQEFNQKQYGACCNLMHKLIAQRNTDPKVVHNKAVAEFYQSGFLTTDEFRDRLSSVCLMANVNINNSESLEDVDHSVIYYNQAVVLYHLRQYKAALNILDKLFQFIEPLEALARKAMMLLVELYLCTFQPEKAIGMLSYAEKTMFNGSKEKTEKENKEETEASEQWKPKISLFKTRCLLMMKSMKSCKREIKSLMTTQAVNTSVIFLKSNFEYLRGNYRKTIKMLGPPSFVQLFTESGECLPVMYYNNMGCVHFHMRKHHNGAFNFRKAIQENENAIKDLRRGAEQHKNLNGKPLNMIGVSRHYELLYNMGIQLLHCGNPLGAFECLVEAVQVFRVNPRLWLRLAECCIMANRESNDDDRKLERRLEVIQGSDGSGIHRKLRLGPGIHKNRASPGTPAIPAPNLEFAALCLKNALLLLRDDPLNAQPTPTEDQDGVKTPPEMVLVPAPPGNPMRALEVANLRCSILAAAAYVSLCLYDYALALQHAENLLRQPRLSGAQRYLGHLYMAEALVAMDKIADAIQHLNPETVVDISTNPPEQKSDQDKNDKGDKLDKGEKDQESSEAKGSLYPWSPKDLTKAKAIMQYNLATAHAIRGEYDKAMANLGESSNYIGTPLPAQMYFLKLYLDLIEGRRKMAQIVIKDHFGHVTPNRVEMKINSKPSNVRNDVPMP
- the LOC117337593 gene encoding CCR4-NOT transcription complex subunit 10-like isoform X1, which gives rise to MIKEMAENKDESVEAVESPPPVPSVTEQQKELANQALQEFNQKQYGACCNLMHKLIAQRNTDPKVVHNKAVAEFYQSGFLTTDEFRDRLSSVCLMANVNINNSESLEDVDHSVIYYNQAVVLYHLRQYKAALNILDKLFQFIEPLEEALARKAMMLLVELYLCTFQPEKAIGMLSYAEKTMFNGSKEKTEKENKEETEASEQWKPKISLFKTRCLLMMKSMKSCKREIKSLMTTQAVNTSVIFLKSNFEYLRGNYRKTIKMLGPPSFVQLFTESGECLPVMYYNNMGCVHFHMRKHHNGAFNFRKAIQENENAIKDLRRGAEQHKNLNGKPLNMIGVSRHYELLYNMGIQLLHCGNPLGAFECLVEAVQVFRVNPRLWLRLAECCIMANRESNDDDRKLERRLEVIQGSDGSGIHRKLRLGPGIHKNRASPGTPAIPAPNLEFAALCLKNALLLLRDDPLNAQPTPTEDQDGVKTPPEMVLVPAPPGNPMRALEVANLRCSILAAAAYVSLCLYDYALALQHAENLLRQPRLSGAQRYLGHLYMAEALVAMDKIADAIQHLNPETVVDISTNPPEQKSDQDKNDKGDKLDKGEKDQESSEAKGSLYPWSPKDLTKAKAIMQYNLATAHAIRGEYDKAMANLGESSNYIGTPLPAQMYFLKLYLDLIEGRRKMAQIVIKDHFGHVTPNRVEMKINSKPSNVRNDVPMP